From the genome of Aquila chrysaetos chrysaetos chromosome 12, bAquChr1.4, whole genome shotgun sequence, one region includes:
- the LURAP1 gene encoding leucine rich adaptor protein 1, with translation MEGGGEALPADLRELATKVGRRPPAGLLRGLRAETAPAPPAPPVPPAPARGARPPLADRLRALRLELAYLRAVDVKILQQLVVVNEGIEAVKWLLEERSTLTSRCSSLASSQYSLVESQAASRRGSWDSLQDPNDRLDSISVGSYLDTLADDMDEYSQTAAETAAASTPGRALLRAEQDWVRIDPERGLAKQEKGKAEHEWPHVDLSPPGLPQDHRFAKEPQVANGYLGQQPSSLEPGRDSKLPSGAGERLGKGNPGGKARKAEADFENCKLNSKLHLEYDAHWRWLQSQDDVTFL, from the exons ATggagggcggcggggaggcgcTGCCCGCCGACCTGCGGGAGCTGGCCACCAAGGTGGGACGGCGGCCGCCCGCCGGGCTGCTGCGGGGGCTGCGGGCCGAGACCGCCCCCGCACCGCCGGCACCGCCGGTACCGCCGGCACCGGCCCGCGGCGCCCGACCGCCGCTCGCCGACCGCCTCCGGGCGCTCCGTCTCGAGCTG GCTTATCTGCGAGCGGTCGACGTGAagatcctgcagcagctggtggtgGTGAATGAGGGCATCGAGGCAGTGAagtggctgctggaggagaggagcacGCTGACCAGCcgctgcagcagcctggctaGTAGCCAGTACAGCCTGGTGGAGAGCCAGGCGGCCTCGCGGCGGGGCAGCTGGGACAGCCTGCAGGACCCCAACGACAGGCTGGACAGCATCTCCGTCGGTAGCTACCTGGACACGTTGGCCGACGACATGGATGAGTATTCCCAAACTGCTGCCGAAACCGCCGCCGCGTCCACACCGGGCAGAGCCCTGCTCAGGGCGGAGCAGGATTGGGTCAGGATCGACCCTGAGAGGGGTCTTGCAAAGCAAGAGAAGGGCAAAGCGGAGCATGAGTGGCCCCACGTGGACCTCTCCCCGCCTGGGCTGCCCCAGGATCACCGGTTTGCTAAGGAGCCCCAGGTGGCCAACGGGTATTTGGGCCAGCAGCCCTCCTCTCTGGAACCGGGCAGAGACAGCAAATTGCCATcgggggctggggagaggctggggaaaGGGAACCCGGGTGGGAAGGCTCGGAAAGCCGAGGCTGACTTCGAGAACTGCAAACTCAACAGCAAACTGCACCTGGAGTACGATGCCCACTGGCGCTGGCTCCAGTCTCAGGACGATGTGACGTTCTTGTAG
- the LOC115349137 gene encoding uncharacterized protein LOC115349137, which produces MTAIPAVSRWGFVSFAASKGGSDSTANLPPVINHLQSDTSLLPPSFFSLFFCPWVCNTAALAAARRLLRWGCRGELGSDAAAAGGDAGGVCWLPRGAGLQCRSWLWAGETGKVQIPGGQEIGAAGGGGCPCFPALSTPRGWASGSPRSPRPLLRRGGETMCPAQMLPQRDRYPPWGHATHPGTTGPPVAAGNSPSSNSASGTHRPPAAGSKTEASLRMEAATSAPARFSLPSQDTLGPTWRGLTVGSCSCGKRQLVPRASVAVTHPRPLSSEQEEKEGAKLPPVAAGTGSHRAAQGWEGAGEESPSTLSPPRPPGARTSLWKPLFCRDARRDPGAVFSPRTDRAPGNIKVVCRWGEPPTASMSRRVTPGQHQEPGWHWSCAGPHGCSCFLY; this is translated from the exons ATGACAGCCATACCAGCAGTCTCACGCTGGGGCTTTGTCAGCTTTGCAGCAAGCAAAGGTGGTAGTGACAGTACTGCAAACCTTCCCCCAGTAATTAACCATCTCCAGTCAGACACATCATTGCTGCCACCATcgtttttctccctttttttttgtccctgggTTTGTAACACAGCTGCTCTCGCAGCTGCCAGACGGCTCCTGCGCTGGGGCTGTCGAGGGGAGCTGGGCAGTGATGCTGCAGCAGCGGGGGGGGATGCGGGGGGGGTCTGTTGGCTcccccggggagcggggctgcagTGCCGGAGCTGGCTGTGGGCTGGGGAAACTGGGAAGGTCCAGATTCCTGGGGGCCAGGAAAttggggcggcgggggggggggggtgtccttgCTTCCCTGCCCTTTCAACGCCTAGAGGCTGGGCATCGGGTTCACCCAGGTCCCCCCGGCCACTGCTGCGGAGGGGTGGTGAGACCATGTGTCCAGCACAGATGCTCCCTCAAAGGGACCGGTACCCGCCATGGGGACATGCCACTCACCCGGGCACCACTGGTCCCCCTGTGGCTGCAGGCAACAGTCCCAGCAGCAATTCTGCATCAG GGACCCATCGCCCACCAGCTGCTGGAAGTAAGACGGAGGCTTCCCTGAGGATGGAGGCAGCCACCTCCGCTCCAGCCAGGTTCTCGCTCCCTTCCCAAGACACCTTGGGTCCCACATGGCGTGGTTTGACCGTGGGGAGCTGCTCCTGCGGCAAGCGGCAGCTCGTACCCAGGGCCAGCGTGGCTGTCACCCACCCCAGGCCACTGTCCTCcgagcaggaggagaaggaaggagccaAGCTCCCTCCTGTGGCCGCCGGCACCGGGTCCCACCGGGCTGCTCAAGGCTGGGAAGGGGCCGGTGAGGAATCGCCCTCgaccctctcccctccccggcctCCTGGAGCCAGGACCTCCCTTTGGAAGCCCCTCTTTTGCAGGGATGCAAGGAGGGATCCTGGTGCTGTGTTCAGCCCTCGGACCGACCGAGCCCCCGGTAACATTAAAGTGGTGTGTAGGTGGGGGGAACCACCGACCGCCTCCATGAGCCGCAGGGTCACGCCTGGTCAACACCAGGAGCCAGGCTGGCACTGGAGCTGTGCAGGACCCCATGGCTGTAGCTGCTTTCTCTACTGA